A window of the Alphaproteobacteria bacterium genome harbors these coding sequences:
- the fusA gene encoding elongation factor G has translation MARKTSLENYRNIGIMAHIDAGKTTTTERILYYTGKSYKIGEVHDGGATMDWMEQEQERGITITSAATTCFWNDHRINIIDTPGHVDFTIEVERALRVLDGAVAVFESVSGVQPQSETVWRQADKYGVPRMCFINKMDRIGANFDYCIQTMVERLGCNPLVIQLPIGAEAEFEGVIDLIKMKEIVWTAEDLGASYEEREIREELKAKAEEAREKMIEMAVEQDDAAMEAYFEGVMPDEATLKACIRKGTINNELVPVLSGTAFKNKGVQPLLDAVVDFLPSPVDVDAVEGTSVDGEKEDKREISDDAPFSGLAFKIANDPFVGNLTFFRVYSGKLEAGSYVLNSVKGKKERIGRMLLMHSNSREEIKEAYAGDIVALVGLKNTTTGDTLCAVDKPIVLERMEFPDPVINIAVEPKSKGDQEKMSIALQRLAAEDPSFRVKVDHESGQTIIAGMGELHLDIIVDRMKREFKVEANIGAPQVAYRETITKSYEVDYTHKKQSGGAGQFARIKLILEPGEVGSGFEFESKIVGGNVPREYIPGVQKGLEMQMDNGVVAGYPTIDFKATLIDGAYHDVDSSVMAFEIAAKAAFREGIPHANPVILEPMMAVEIVTPEEYMGDIIGDLNSRRGQVAGMEAQGNAQVISAKVPLANMFGYINTLRSMSQGRAQYTMQFDHYEKVPANVMEEIKEKRK, from the coding sequence ATGGCTAGAAAAACTAGTTTAGAAAACTATAGAAATATTGGTATCATGGCTCACATCGATGCTGGTAAGACTACTACTACAGAAAGAATCCTGTATTACACAGGTAAGTCTTATAAAATCGGTGAAGTTCATGATGGTGGTGCTACTATGGACTGGATGGAACAAGAGCAAGAAAGAGGTATTACAATTACTTCAGCTGCTACAACTTGTTTCTGGAACGATCATAGAATTAACATTATTGACACACCTGGTCACGTTGACTTCACAATTGAAGTTGAAAGAGCTCTTAGAGTTCTAGATGGTGCTGTTGCAGTTTTTGAATCTGTGTCTGGTGTGCAACCACAATCAGAAACAGTTTGGAGACAAGCAGATAAATACGGTGTTCCAAGAATGTGTTTCATTAATAAAATGGATAGAATTGGTGCTAACTTTGATTACTGTATCCAAACAATGGTAGAAAGGCTAGGGTGTAATCCATTAGTTATTCAATTACCAATTGGAGCTGAAGCAGAATTCGAAGGTGTTATCGATCTTATCAAAATGAAAGAAATCGTTTGGACAGCTGAAGATTTAGGTGCTTCTTATGAAGAAAGAGAAATTCGTGAAGAATTAAAAGCTAAAGCAGAAGAAGCTAGAGAAAAAATGATTGAAATGGCTGTTGAACAAGATGATGCTGCTATGGAAGCTTACTTCGAAGGTGTAATGCCAGATGAAGCAACTCTAAAAGCATGTATCAGAAAAGGTACTATTAATAATGAATTAGTTCCTGTTCTTTCAGGTACAGCTTTCAAAAACAAAGGTGTTCAACCATTGTTAGATGCTGTTGTTGATTTCTTACCTTCTCCAGTTGATGTTGATGCTGTTGAAGGAACTTCAGTTGATGGAGAAAAAGAAGATAAAAGAGAAATTAGCGATGATGCTCCTTTCTCAGGTCTAGCATTTAAAATTGCTAACGACCCATTCGTAGGAAACTTAACATTCTTCAGAGTTTACTCAGGTAAATTAGAAGCTGGTTCTTATGTTCTTAACTCAGTAAAAGGTAAGAAAGAAAGAATTGGTAGAATGTTATTAATGCATTCAAACTCAAGAGAAGAAATAAAAGAAGCTTATGCTGGTGATATTGTTGCTCTAGTTGGATTGAAAAATACAACAACAGGTGATACTTTATGTGCAGTTGATAAGCCTATTGTTCTTGAAAGAATGGAATTCCCAGATCCAGTTATTAACATTGCGGTTGAGCCTAAATCAAAAGGTGACCAAGAAAAAATGTCAATAGCTTTACAAAGACTGGCTGCAGAAGATCCTTCTTTCAGAGTTAAAGTTGATCACGAAAGTGGACAAACAATTATCGCTGGTATGGGTGAGCTTCACTTAGATATCATCGTTGATAGAATGAAAAGAGAATTTAAAGTTGAAGCAAACATCGGTGCTCCACAAGTTGCATATAGAGAAACAATCACTAAATCTTATGAAGTTGATTATACTCATAAAAAACAATCTGGTGGTGCTGGTCAATTTGCTAGAATTAAATTGATTCTTGAGCCAGGTGAAGTTGGTTCTGGATTTGAATTTGAATCTAAAATTGTTGGTGGTAATGTTCCTAGAGAATATATCCCAGGTGTTCAAAAAGGTCTAGAAATGCAAATGGACAATGGTGTTGTAGCTGGTTATCCAACAATTGACTTTAAAGCAACTCTTATAGATGGTGCATATCATGATGTTGACTCATCTGTTATGGCTTTCGAAATTGCTGCTAAAGCTGCCTTCAGAGAAGGTATTCCTCATGCTAACCCTGTGATTCTTGAGCCAATGATGGCTGTTGAAATCGTTACTCCAGAAGAGTACATGGGTGATATTATCGGAGATTTGAACTCAAGAAGAGGTCAGGTTGCTGGTATGGAAGCTCAAGGTAATGCTCAAGTTATATCTGCTAAAGTTCCTTTAGCAAATATGTTTGGTTACATTAATACTTTAAGATCTATGTCTCAAGGTAGAGCTCAATACACAATGCAATTCGATCATTATGAAAAAGTTCCTGCTAACGTGATGGAAGAAATTAAAGAAAAAAGAAAATAA
- the rplC gene encoding 50S ribosomal protein L3 — protein sequence MRTGLIAKKVGMTRVFDKDGNHIPVTVLKVDNCQVTALKTAEKDGYTAVQLGAGKAKLKNVSAPMKGHFAKAKVEPKQKVVEFRVSEDALLNIGDELCASHFVEGQYVDVVGVSIGKGFAGGMKRHNFGGLRATHGVSISHRSHGSTGQCQDPGRVFKGKKMAGHMGDVQRTAHNLTVVATDADEGLILVKGCIPGSKGKFVLVKDAIKKLNQEGLPFPAGLKVKEAPVKEEKTEASVKEEKTEAPVEEAVAETTAE from the coding sequence ATGAGAACAGGATTAATCGCAAAAAAAGTAGGTATGACTCGTGTCTTCGATAAAGACGGAAATCATATTCCTGTAACTGTACTTAAAGTTGATAACTGTCAAGTTACTGCTTTAAAAACAGCTGAAAAGGATGGTTACACTGCTGTTCAACTTGGTGCTGGTAAAGCTAAACTGAAAAATGTTTCTGCTCCTATGAAAGGGCACTTTGCTAAAGCTAAAGTAGAACCAAAGCAAAAAGTAGTTGAATTTAGAGTGTCAGAAGATGCTTTATTAAATATTGGTGATGAGCTATGTGCTAGTCACTTTGTAGAAGGTCAATATGTAGATGTTGTTGGTGTATCAATTGGTAAAGGTTTTGCCGGTGGTATGAAAAGACATAACTTTGGTGGTTTAAGAGCTACTCATGGTGTGTCAATCTCACATAGATCTCACGGTTCTACAGGTCAATGTCAAGACCCTGGAAGAGTTTTCAAAGGTAAAAAAATGGCTGGTCACATGGGTGATGTTCAAAGAACTGCTCATAACTTAACAGTTGTTGCTACAGATGCTGATGAAGGCTTAATTTTAGTAAAAGGTTGTATCCCTGGATCAAAAGGTAAATTCGTTTTGGTTAAAGATGCTATCAAAAAACTAAACCAAGAAGGTCTACCATTCCCAGCTGGTTTAAAAGTTAAAGAAGCTCCAGTTAAAGAAGAAAAAACAGAAGCTTCAGTTAAAGAAGAAAAAACAGAAGCTCCAGTTGAAGAAGCAGTAGCTGAAACAACAGCTGAATAA
- a CDS encoding glycosyltransferase family 4 protein → MSEFLSILAFILSLVTTKLSISFFNHKKILDIPNNRSFHSKPTPTGGGWAIIIPTITLAIISKAMTPSILIGALILISISWLNDLKHIKPSVRLIFHSIAIGIALLSLDLTGNILLPNNIPNFIDRAIIFTAWLWFINLYNFMDGADGMTASETLCLCFGVLFISLFIFMPTSIINLCLILIGSCSAFLIFNWHPAKIFLGDTGAIFIGYIVGYILLTIAKNGYIAIAIILPLYYIMDTSLVLCKRILKREKIFEAHQKQYFHRSIIKVKRTHCQTVKKVILFNILLILTGIYYTITKSYIVFILAVPATYIFMKYLAKGIKNERN, encoded by the coding sequence ATGAGCGAGTTTTTAAGTATTTTAGCATTCATATTAAGTTTAGTAACAACTAAACTAAGCATAAGCTTTTTTAATCACAAAAAAATACTCGACATACCTAACAATAGGAGTTTTCATTCTAAGCCAACTCCAACTGGTGGAGGTTGGGCAATAATCATACCTACAATAACTCTTGCAATTATAAGCAAAGCAATGACTCCGTCAATTCTAATAGGAGCCCTTATATTAATATCCATATCATGGTTAAACGACTTAAAACACATAAAACCTTCTGTTAGATTAATATTTCACTCTATAGCCATAGGAATAGCATTATTATCATTAGACTTAACAGGAAATATATTACTGCCAAATAATATACCTAATTTTATTGATAGAGCTATAATATTTACTGCTTGGTTATGGTTTATAAATTTATATAATTTTATGGATGGAGCTGATGGTATGACCGCTTCAGAAACACTATGTTTATGCTTTGGAGTTCTATTTATATCTCTATTTATATTTATGCCAACAAGTATAATTAACTTATGCTTAATACTAATAGGAAGCTGCTCTGCCTTTTTGATATTCAACTGGCATCCAGCAAAAATATTCTTAGGGGATACTGGTGCTATATTTATAGGCTATATAGTTGGGTATATTTTACTAACTATAGCTAAAAATGGATATATCGCCATAGCTATTATACTACCCTTATATTATATAATGGATACCAGCTTAGTTTTATGTAAAAGAATCTTAAAAAGAGAGAAAATATTTGAAGCTCATCAAAAACAATATTTTCACAGATCTATAATTAAAGTAAAAAGAACTCATTGCCAAACAGTTAAAAAAGTTATACTATTTAACATATTATTAATACTGACTGGGATATATTACACAATCACAAAAAGCTATATTGTTTTTATATTAGCTGTACCCGCAACATACATATTTATGAAATACTTAGCAAAAGGAATTAAAAATGAACGAAATTAA
- the rpsG gene encoding 30S ribosomal protein S7 translates to MSRRRQAEKRKVLPDAKFGDIVLPKLINAIMLDGKKSVAEKIVYGALDLISEKVQGKESLAVFHEGLDNIKPKVEVKSRRVGGATYQVPIEVKADRAQVVALRWLVEISRKRSEHTMQERLANEIMDAYNERGNAIKKRDDTHRMADANKAFSHFRW, encoded by the coding sequence ATGTCAAGAAGAAGACAAGCTGAAAAAAGAAAAGTTTTACCAGATGCTAAATTTGGAGATATAGTTCTTCCAAAACTAATCAATGCTATTATGCTTGATGGTAAAAAATCTGTTGCAGAGAAAATTGTTTATGGTGCTTTGGACCTTATATCTGAAAAAGTTCAAGGTAAAGAATCTCTAGCAGTATTTCATGAAGGTCTAGATAACATTAAACCAAAAGTTGAAGTTAAATCAAGAAGAGTTGGTGGTGCTACTTACCAAGTTCCAATTGAAGTTAAAGCTGATAGAGCTCAAGTGGTTGCTCTTAGATGGTTAGTTGAAATCTCAAGAAAAAGATCTGAGCATACAATGCAAGAAAGACTAGCTAATGAAATCATGGATGCTTATAACGAAAGAGGTAATGCAATCAAGAAAAGAGACGATACACATAGAATGGCAGATGCTAACAAAGCATTCTCTCACTTTAGATGGTAA
- the rplV gene encoding 50S ribosomal protein L22: MAKTNAPRVEKNEARAFAKHIRTSPRKMNLVAALIRGKNVAEALRALDFCKRRVANEVKAVLNSAIANAENNHNLNVDKLIVSEAFVGKSIVMKRFRARAKGRGARILKPFSNLTIVVKEVEEKK, encoded by the coding sequence ATGGCGAAAACAAATGCTCCAAGAGTAGAGAAAAATGAAGCTAGAGCTTTTGCTAAACACATTAGAACTAGCCCAAGAAAAATGAACTTAGTAGCAGCTTTAATTAGAGGTAAAAATGTCGCTGAAGCTTTAAGAGCTCTTGACTTCTGTAAAAGAAGAGTTGCAAATGAAGTAAAAGCTGTTTTAAACTCAGCTATTGCTAATGCGGAAAACAATCACAACTTAAATGTTGATAAATTAATCGTGAGCGAAGCTTTCGTTGGTAAATCTATCGTTATGAAAAGATTTAGAGCAAGAGCTAAAGGTCGTGGTGCTAGAATTTTGAAACCATTCAGTAATCTTACTATTGTTGTGAAAGAAGTTGAGGAGAAAAAATAA
- the rpsL gene encoding 30S ribosomal protein S12, producing MPTINQLVRKGRKDKRKICKTPAMEACPQKRGVCTRVYTTTPKKPNSALRKVARVRLTNGFEVTAYIPGEGHNLQEHSVVMIRGGRVKDLPGVRYHIIRGTLDTQGVADRNQRRSKYGTKKKK from the coding sequence ATGCCAACAATCAATCAATTAGTTCGTAAAGGACGTAAAGATAAAAGAAAAATATGCAAGACTCCTGCTATGGAAGCTTGTCCTCAAAAAAGAGGTGTTTGTACTAGGGTTTACACAACAACTCCTAAAAAACCTAACTCAGCTTTAAGAAAAGTTGCTAGGGTAAGATTAACAAATGGTTTTGAAGTAACTGCTTATATTCCAGGTGAAGGTCATAACCTACAAGAACATAGTGTTGTTATGATTCGTGGTGGAAGAGTAAAAGATTTACCAGGTGTTAGATATCATATTATTCGTGGTACACTTGATACTCAAGGTGTTGCTGATAGAAACCAACGTAGATCTAAATACGGAACTAAGAAGAAGAAATAA
- the rplD gene encoding 50S ribosomal protein L4 — translation MKLAVVNLQNEKVGDITLSKDIFGLEPRADILHRMVNWQLAKRRSGNHKTKQRGEVAGTTKKMFRQKGTGSARAGNKKAPQRRGGGIAFGPVVRSHSHDLTKKFRIKGLKTALSAKAKEKKIVILDKAVAKNIKTKEMAVAMNKLGLNSALFVCGEEVDTNFAKSVRNIPLIDVLPVQGANVYDILRRDTLVLTEDAVKKLEERLN, via the coding sequence ATGAAACTTGCAGTAGTAAATTTACAAAACGAAAAAGTAGGAGATATTACTTTATCTAAAGATATCTTCGGCTTGGAACCAAGAGCTGACATTCTTCACAGAATGGTTAACTGGCAATTGGCTAAAAGAAGATCTGGTAACCACAAAACTAAACAAAGAGGTGAGGTTGCTGGAACTACTAAGAAAATGTTCCGTCAAAAAGGTACAGGTTCTGCTCGTGCTGGTAATAAAAAAGCTCCTCAAAGAAGAGGTGGTGGTATTGCTTTCGGTCCAGTTGTTAGATCTCATTCTCATGACTTAACTAAAAAGTTCAGAATTAAAGGTTTAAAAACTGCTCTGTCAGCAAAAGCAAAAGAGAAAAAAATAGTAATCCTTGATAAAGCGGTTGCTAAAAATATTAAAACTAAAGAAATGGCTGTAGCTATGAATAAATTAGGATTAAATTCTGCTTTATTTGTTTGTGGTGAAGAAGTTGATACAAACTTTGCTAAATCTGTAAGAAACATCCCATTAATTGATGTTCTTCCAGTTCAAGGTGCAAATGTTTATGATATCTTAAGAAGAGATACTCTTGTATTAACAGAAGATGCTGTTAAAAAATTAGAAGAAAGACTAAACTAA
- a CDS encoding RNA pyrophosphohydrolase, with amino-acid sequence MFRQGVGIVLKNEDNQVLLFKRTNVSKELDEVKLWQFPQGGIDSDEDLLEAAKRELREETGIKNFKVLKQMKEKVRYRFPDVLLPFGKYEGQEQTWFLMEFTGDESEIDFETHPEEIEFCDYKWVSPEEAIESAVEFKKDCYRKVIKDFFNV; translated from the coding sequence ATGTTTAGGCAAGGTGTTGGGATCGTTTTAAAAAATGAGGACAATCAAGTTCTTTTATTTAAAAGAACGAATGTATCAAAAGAATTAGATGAAGTTAAATTATGGCAATTCCCTCAAGGAGGAATTGATTCGGATGAAGATTTGTTAGAAGCTGCTAAAAGAGAACTTAGAGAAGAAACTGGTATAAAGAACTTTAAAGTTCTAAAACAGATGAAAGAAAAGGTTAGGTATAGGTTCCCAGATGTTTTGTTGCCTTTTGGTAAGTATGAAGGTCAAGAGCAAACTTGGTTTTTAATGGAGTTTACAGGTGATGAAAGTGAAATAGATTTTGAAACTCATCCTGAGGAGATAGAGTTTTGTGATTATAAGTGGGTGTCTCCAGAAGAGGCTATAGAATCTGCTGTGGAATTTAAAAAAGATTGTTATAGAAAGGTTATAAAGGATTTTTTTAATGTTTAA
- a CDS encoding 50S ribosomal protein L23: MVKKKEVNPKSYDILLSPVITEKATMGSENNQVVFKVSLKATKPEIKEAIESIFGVKVVSVNTVNVKGKTKRFKGHLGTRSDYKKAIVRLEDGAQLDLGTNV; this comes from the coding sequence ATGGTAAAGAAAAAAGAAGTGAACCCGAAAAGCTATGATATCCTTCTTTCTCCGGTAATCACCGAGAAGGCAACTATGGGTTCTGAAAACAATCAAGTTGTATTCAAAGTATCATTGAAAGCAACTAAGCCTGAAATTAAAGAGGCTATTGAGAGCATCTTTGGTGTTAAAGTTGTTTCTGTAAACACAGTTAACGTTAAAGGTAAAACAAAAAGATTTAAAGGACATCTAGGAACAAGATCTGATTACAAGAAAGCTATCGTTAGATTAGAAGACGGAGCTCAACTTGATCTTGGCACTAATGTTTAA
- a CDS encoding ABC transporter ATP-binding protein/permease, with protein MKQDNKSKDLLKRIMREYLKPFLPQVFISILLMLVSGLMTAMTASIMEKITNDVLIDRDINMLRFISLAMIGVFFFKGIATYGHNTIMNRVGQRIVANIQKQLYSHIIREDMSFFDSNNTGNLVANMVADANTMRSAVADSITKLAKSSLTLVFLVGLMLYKDWKLSLLTFFVFPIAGVTIAWIGKRIRKISKQNLAQQGVFASFLTETFQGIRQVKSYCMEKHEESKAKEIINMLFKYANKSFKISKLTTPVNELLSGGAGAVLIFYGGYRIIQEYGQVGALTPGELTSILTAFGLAYEPIKKLSNVNSSIQTGLGAAERVFAIIDNKPKIKNKKGAKDLLISKSPEIEFNNVEFSYDGVDDKAIDGVSLKVPAGKTVAFVGGSGSGKSTLLNLVPRFYDLQEGSIKIAGKDVRDVKLKSLRENIALVSQDVCIFNDTVRNNIAYAKPSASEEEIIAAAKAAYAHDFITNDLLDGYDTVLGESGSNLSGGQKQRISIARALLKNAPILLLDEATSALDTESEREVQKAIDSLATNRTTLVVAHRLSTIVNSDVIYVLKDGKIVEKGSHNELIKHKGIYEGLYLLQK; from the coding sequence ATGAAACAGGATAATAAAAGTAAAGATTTGTTAAAAAGGATTATGAGAGAATACTTGAAGCCGTTTTTGCCTCAAGTGTTTATATCTATATTGTTGATGTTGGTTTCTGGTTTGATGACTGCCATGACTGCCTCAATTATGGAGAAGATAACTAATGATGTTCTTATTGATAGAGATATAAATATGTTAAGATTTATATCGTTGGCAATGATTGGTGTGTTTTTCTTTAAGGGGATTGCTACTTATGGTCATAATACAATTATGAATAGAGTAGGTCAAAGAATTGTAGCTAATATTCAAAAACAATTATATTCTCATATAATAAGAGAAGACATGTCTTTCTTTGATAGTAATAATACTGGTAATCTTGTGGCTAATATGGTTGCTGATGCTAATACAATGAGAAGTGCAGTTGCTGACAGTATTACAAAATTAGCAAAAAGTAGTTTGACTCTTGTTTTCTTGGTTGGGTTAATGCTGTATAAGGATTGGAAGTTGTCTTTATTGACTTTCTTTGTTTTTCCTATTGCGGGTGTTACTATTGCTTGGATAGGTAAAAGAATAAGAAAGATTTCAAAACAAAACCTTGCTCAACAAGGGGTTTTTGCTAGCTTCTTAACAGAGACTTTTCAAGGTATAAGGCAGGTTAAGTCATACTGTATGGAAAAGCATGAGGAAAGCAAGGCAAAAGAGATTATAAATATGTTATTCAAATATGCTAATAAGTCTTTTAAAATATCTAAGTTAACAACTCCTGTTAATGAGCTTTTAAGCGGTGGAGCGGGTGCTGTGCTTATTTTTTATGGTGGGTATAGAATTATTCAAGAATATGGTCAGGTTGGAGCTTTAACTCCTGGTGAATTGACATCAATTTTAACAGCATTTGGTTTAGCTTATGAGCCAATTAAAAAACTTTCTAATGTTAACTCATCTATTCAAACAGGATTAGGTGCTGCTGAAAGAGTCTTTGCAATTATTGATAATAAGCCAAAAATAAAAAATAAAAAGGGTGCTAAAGATTTGCTTATTTCTAAGTCTCCGGAGATTGAATTCAATAATGTTGAGTTTTCCTATGATGGTGTGGATGATAAAGCTATAGATGGAGTTTCTTTAAAGGTTCCTGCAGGTAAGACCGTTGCTTTTGTAGGAGGTAGTGGTTCTGGTAAATCAACTCTATTAAATTTAGTGCCCAGGTTTTATGATTTACAGGAAGGATCTATTAAAATTGCGGGGAAAGATGTTAGAGATGTTAAGCTTAAGTCCTTAAGAGAAAATATTGCTTTGGTATCTCAGGATGTTTGTATTTTTAATGATACGGTAAGAAATAATATCGCATATGCAAAACCTTCTGCATCAGAAGAAGAGATAATTGCTGCAGCTAAAGCTGCTTATGCACATGATTTTATAACTAATGATTTATTAGATGGTTATGATACTGTTCTTGGTGAGTCTGGTAGTAATTTATCTGGTGGACAAAAGCAAAGAATATCAATAGCTAGGGCTTTATTGAAGAATGCTCCAATATTACTTCTTGATGAGGCGACTTCTGCTTTAGATACAGAATCAGAAAGAGAAGTGCAAAAGGCTATAGATAGTTTAGCTACTAATAGAACTACTTTAGTTGTTGCTCATAGGCTTTCCACTATTGTTAATAGTGATGTGATATATGTGCTTAAAGATGGTAAGATTGTAGAAAAAGGTTCTCACAATGAGCTGATTAAGCATAAGGGTATTTACGAAGGTTTATACTTGCTTCAAAAATAA
- the rpsJ gene encoding 30S ribosomal protein S10, with product METQTIRVTLKAFDHRILDQATGEIVNTAERTGAQVKGPIPLPTKISKFTVIRSPHVNKNSREQFEMRTHKRLLDIVNSTPQTIEALSKLNLAAGVDVEIKL from the coding sequence ATGGAAACACAAACAATTAGAGTTACACTAAAGGCTTTTGATCATAGAATTCTAGATCAAGCAACTGGTGAAATTGTTAATACTGCAGAAAGAACAGGAGCTCAAGTTAAGGGTCCTATTCCTCTACCAACAAAAATTAGCAAGTTTACAGTTATTAGAAGTCCACATGTAAACAAAAATTCAAGAGAGCAATTCGAAATGAGAACTCATAAAAGATTGCTTGATATAGTTAACTCAACTCCACAAACTATAGAAGCTTTATCTAAGCTAAACCTAGCTGCTGGTGTTGATGTTGAAATCAAATTATAA
- the rpsS gene encoding 30S ribosomal protein S19: MTRSIWKGPFFDGYLLKKAEKVRESGRSDVIKTWSRRSTILPQFVGLTFGVHNGQKFIPVLVTEDMIGHKFGEFAPTRTYYGHGADKKAKRG; the protein is encoded by the coding sequence ATGACAAGATCTATATGGAAAGGGCCTTTCTTTGATGGCTACTTACTTAAAAAGGCTGAGAAAGTTAGAGAATCTGGAAGAAGTGATGTTATTAAAACATGGTCTAGAAGATCTACAATCTTACCACAATTCGTTGGTCTAACATTCGGTGTTCATAACGGGCAGAAATTTATTCCTGTTCTAGTGACTGAAGATATGATTGGACATAAGTTTGGTGAATTTGCTCCGACTAGAACATACTATGGTCACGGTGCAGACAAGAAAGCGAAAAGAGGTTAG
- the rplB gene encoding 50S ribosomal protein L2: MALRKYRPMTPSQRQLVLIDRSELWKGRPEKSLTVGKKRTGGRNSQGRLTVRGKGGGHKQRYRLVDFKRRKFDIEATVTRIEYDPNRTAFIALIEYKDGEKAYILAPQRLNVGDKVIAGEKVDIKPGNAMPLKGIPVGTIIHNVELKIKKGGQLARSAGAYAQLVGRDGEYSQIKLTSGELRLVHSDCMATIGAVSNADNSNQNMGKAGRNRWKGNRPKVRGVAMNPVDHPHGGGEGKTSGGRHPVTPWGVPTKGYKTRKNKRTDKYIIRRRTK, encoded by the coding sequence ATGGCTTTAAGAAAATATAGACCTATGACTCCTAGTCAAAGACAATTAGTGTTAATTGACAGATCTGAGTTATGGAAAGGTAGACCTGAAAAATCTCTAACAGTTGGTAAAAAAAGAACTGGTGGTAGAAACTCTCAAGGTAGACTTACAGTAAGAGGTAAAGGTGGCGGACACAAGCAAAGATATAGACTTGTTGATTTCAAAAGAAGAAAATTTGATATCGAAGCTACAGTTACTAGAATTGAATATGATCCAAATAGAACAGCTTTCATTGCTCTTATAGAGTATAAAGATGGTGAAAAAGCATACATTTTAGCTCCACAAAGACTAAATGTTGGCGATAAAGTTATAGCAGGTGAAAAAGTTGATATTAAACCTGGTAATGCTATGCCTCTAAAAGGTATACCTGTTGGTACTATTATTCACAATGTTGAATTGAAAATCAAAAAAGGTGGTCAGCTAGCTAGATCTGCTGGTGCTTATGCTCAACTAGTTGGTAGAGATGGAGAATACTCTCAAATCAAACTAACTTCAGGTGAATTAAGATTAGTTCATTCAGATTGTATGGCAACAATTGGTGCTGTATCAAATGCTGATAACTCTAACCAAAATATGGGTAAAGCTGGTAGAAACCGTTGGAAAGGTAATAGACCTAAAGTTCGTGGTGTGGCTATGAACCCGGTAGATCATCCTCACGGTGGTGGTGAAGGTAAAACTTCTGGTGGTAGACATCCTGTTACTCCATGGGGTGTTCCAACAAAAGGTTACAAAACTCGTAAAAATAAGAGAACTGATAAATACATTATCAGAAGAAGAACTAAATAG
- a CDS encoding SH3 domain-containing protein, with protein sequence MFKIFLIFVFSFSVCLNSFALDKGAKWCSLKSNTVNVRTGPGKRYPIKWVYKRARMPMKVIAIYDSWIKVEDIEGAQGWLHPTMVSGRKSFIVSDKEVFLNKNANKESGHIAKLEKGVIGFVDECFKDVCKIDVDGWEGFVPQASIWGNK encoded by the coding sequence ATGTTTAAAATATTTTTAATATTTGTATTTAGTTTTAGTGTTTGTTTAAATAGTTTTGCTCTGGACAAAGGTGCGAAATGGTGCTCTTTAAAGTCAAATACTGTTAATGTTAGAACGGGTCCTGGTAAAAGATATCCTATTAAGTGGGTTTATAAAAGAGCAAGAATGCCTATGAAGGTTATAGCTATTTATGATAGTTGGATTAAAGTTGAAGATATAGAAGGAGCTCAAGGGTGGTTGCACCCAACTATGGTTTCTGGTAGAAAGTCATTTATAGTTAGTGATAAAGAGGTTTTCTTAAATAAAAATGCAAATAAAGAGTCAGGACATATAGCAAAGCTTGAAAAAGGTGTTATTGGTTTCGTTGATGAGTGTTTTAAAGATGTTTGTAAAATTGATGTAGATGGTTGGGAGGGATTTGTTCCTCAGGCATCCATATGGGGTAATAAATAA